One segment of Vidua macroura isolate BioBank_ID:100142 chromosome 24, ASM2450914v1, whole genome shotgun sequence DNA contains the following:
- the LOC128818541 gene encoding ubiquinol-cytochrome-c reductase complex assembly factor 2, translating to MAASRYRRFLRLCEEWPVEETKQQRDLGSFLRQRVAQAFREGENTPISDPEACDQMYESLVRIHTNFYKNKYPRLKDTTFTGVTVENCRTVLATDILKQMEDRKKGTWKRLREKFSAKKPEEDLM from the exons ATGGCCGCCAGCCGGTACCGGCGCTTCCTGCGGCTCTGTGAGGAATGGCCGGTGGAGGAGACCAAGCAGCAGCGGGACCTGGGCTCGTTCCTGCGGCAGCGGGTGGCGCAGGCCTTCCGCGAGGGCGAGAACACGCCG ATCTCTGACCCCGAGGCCTGTGACCAAATGTACGAGAGCTTAGTCAGGATCCACACCAACTTCTACAAAAACAAG TACCCACGCCTGAAAGACACCACCTTCACCGGGGTGACAGTGGAGAATTGCAGGACGGTCCTGGCCACAG ACATTCTGAAACAGAtggaagacaggaaaaaagggaCGTGGAAAAGACTGCGGGAAAAGTTCTCTGCCAAGAAACCCGAGGAGGACTTGATGTGA